TgactattaattttgataagtctAGCCTGATTCCTATTGATTGTGATGCTCAGTGGATACAAAGCATGTATAGAGTGCTGGGATGTAAGGTGTCCTCCCTTCCGATGAAATACTTGGGGATCCAATTAGGAGCGAACCCGAAGTTGGTGAAGACGTGGAAGTCCATTATAGAAAAAGTGGAGCAAAAGCTGAGCATTTGGAAGGCCAAGGTTCTAAATAAAGCCGGCAAGCTGGTACTGATTAAATCTGTTTTGAACAGCCTGCCAGTCTATTATTTGAGTTTGTATAAAATGCCAAAAACTGTTGCAGAAAAACTAATCTCCCTACAGAGAAGGTTCGtatggagtaaggaggatggtaGGCTTGGTATGGCAATGGTTAAATGGGAGGTAGTGCAGACCCCCAAAAAGCTAGGGGAGCTAGGTGTCGGAGATGCCATGGTGCGCAACACAGCCCTTctctttaagtggtggtggcagtTTTCGAAGGAGGACTACCCCTTATGGAAGAAGGTGGTATGCTCTTGTAACAACCTCACCCCCAATGTGATACTGTCATCACAGGTCCTACCTATCCGGGGGGCCATGGAAGGATATATTCCAGCTGCAGTTCAAGGATCAACGCCTAAAACAGAAAATGATCAATGGACTGTCTATGGAGATTGGCGATGGGAGGAGAACCCGGTTTTGGGAGGATGTATGGCTGCATGAAGGGACCTTGAAAGATCTTTTTCCAAGGCTCttctcagtttcaaaccaaagaggatccgtcataggggattgtgggttctgggatgggcTAGAGTGGAGATGGAACTTCTAATGGAGGCGAGagctattccaatgggagttggactTAGTGAACCAGTTGCACGAAACACTAAGACTGGTCAATCTAGTATATGAGAGAGAGGACAAAGTTGTGTGGAAATTTGATAAATAGGGTGTATTTTCTACTAATTCCTTTGTGCATGTTATGCAGGTGGAAATGCTTCCAGAGGATATGGCGAGCTACAACTTTACTAGGACAGTTTGGAAGGATTTAGTGCCACCTAGAGTTGAATTGTTCATATGGTTTGTATTGACTGGGAGGGCCAATACGAAAGAGAGGCTGAGTCGGCTGGGAGTGGTTAACCAGGAGGATGTTGTCTGTGTGTTGTGTAATGATAGTGTTGAATATGGATATCACTTGTTTCTTGGTTGTCGATtttcttggcaggtgtggtgtgcatggCTGTCGTTTGTTAGAAGGCCATGGTCCTGCCCGGGAACGCTAAAGGAGCACTTCCAAAATTGGACTGAGTTACCAACTAGTAAACAGGAGCGAAAGAGGTGGATGGTA
The DNA window shown above is from Arachis ipaensis cultivar K30076 chromosome B08, Araip1.1, whole genome shotgun sequence and carries:
- the LOC110265248 gene encoding uncharacterized protein LOC110265248, producing the protein MELLMEARAIPMGVGLSEPVEMLPEDMASYNFTRTVWKDLVPPRVELFIWFVLTGRANTKERLSRLGVVNQEDVVCVLCNDSVEYGYHLFLGCRFSWQVWCAWLSFVRRPWSCPGTLKEHFQNWTELPTSKQERKRWMVCFCTIIWNIWLERNRRIFRNAEKGVDDIIYQSSMNYKEWIGVNPFCC